The sequence below is a genomic window from Lodderomyces elongisporus chromosome 2, complete sequence.
CTTATTAGCCACTGGTGACGTGTATTTTGCAGTAGCATCAACTCCATCCTTGTTGCTATTGACAAACTGTGATCCACCATTCTTTACATAAAAATCCTTGGCTGCTTGATTCCCGCCAAATTTAAAGTTTCTTAATTGGATTCTTTGCCACGAGTCCAAGTTGGATGACTTGACAAAGGAGACATGCACACCCAAGTTTCTGTGAACTGATGAACATTgcaaacaaaggaaaattCCAAATGGGATACTTGTCCATGTCGGATTCTTGTTGGAGCAATCAAAACATACTTGATTTGCTGGATCCTTTCTAAGCTTGTCGAATATCGTGGCTGCCTCTTCCTTTGTAGCTATAGTGTCGCTCAttgtttaaaaaattgCTAAACGTGAATTTGATAGTCTACAGGTTACAGTGGTGAAAACCgtgaaagcaaaaaaaaaagttgttgttgttgttgttgctgtttaCTATGTGTAGCAGTAACTACGTTTGTATaaattgttggtggtgatatttttatttttcgtTCCACTTTTAGTATACATTTTTAGTGTACATTTTTATCGTGCGTGTTAAATATTTACTTATTTccattcattctttttttttttgttgttcttcttcttcttctttcgtaacaaaagagagtgagagagagagagagagagagaaaaaaaaaacaaacaaacaacagcaaaacTACTTACAAATTAATTAACTCAACAATTCACCAATTGTCTAATGGAAAGGTCTTGAGCCACCACGGGCAAACTCAACAATCTTCCAACCCTCAGTGGTCTTATTATCAAACTCTTCTGGAATTCTTGTGAGAACCATGGCATATGTACTCATTTGAATGTGGTCTTCCGTACCAGCGGCAATTTCACCAGTCTTGGCTTTCCTGTACAAATGAATTTCTTGAGCTCTGCaactaacaacaacaactgggATATCATTTGGTTGGAGCATTTTACAAGTAACAATGTCGACTCCTCTAATGTCCAAGATTCTTCCGTCGGAAAAGAGACCTTGTTGAATGAATTGCTTGTTGTGGGCTTCCCACACATTGTATGGTGCTTCGCTAAACCATTCTTTCAAAATCTTTGTATCGTTTTTAATGTAAGCATCAATAACCTCGGGGACTATGTAGTTGGTTAAAGTCTTTTGGAAATCCGTGAGTCTGAATGATGGGTCCATGTATTTCAATTGCTTAATAGTCTTGGCTTGTTCTGTTTCAGCGAAAAAACCAGTAATCTTCTCAAATATGGTACGAACCAAACTAATGAGTCCATTCTCTGATTCATCCCATTTCTCCTTAAGAATAGTCAAACCTCTACCCAATGCTGATTTTTGTTTAAAGTTTTCCCATTTCTCACCAACTGATGGGCCCGATGCTTTTTGCTCAGTTGCCACTAATGCACCGCCAGCATCTTCATTCTCTCTAACTGGACCCTTGTATCCTTCCTTCAACCTCCTCTCCAACTCCTTTTGTCTCAACGCCTGTCGCTGCTCCTTGGTCAAGAATCCACCATATGCAGTTGAGGATCCATCGTCAATCACTTCGGAAACATCTTTATAAATCTGTGTCTTTCTCACCGGTTCAAATGCCTTGTCAGCAGCTTCGGCACCGACTCTAACAGTAGTTCTCACACCTTTCCCCACGGGCGACTCCCAAGCCTTTTGCGCCACATCACCAACTGCACCAGCAGTCTTTTTCACAACCACACCAGCTGCTGAACTTCCCTTTTGGGCTTTTGCATACGCCTCTTTAGCCCTTTTGAAGGCCTCGGACTCGGCCATTCTTCCAGACTCATCCTGAAGAGCCTTgatgttttctttcaactCTGCAGATTTTTTCACCTCTTGTCTAAAAGTGTCGAAAAACACCTTCATGGGCGAAGATGGCGGTCTCTCATTGAAAAGAACCGACGAAGAGTGCAATAACCGAAGACCTCTAGCGGTACTCGAGGGTGTTGTCCTAAGCATTAATTCTATTGATCTctaatatttatatatatatatatatacaagtTTAGATGTTTGTATATGTCTATGTATGTACAGAAATGagttttctctctctctttctttttttttatttttttttcaaagacaatttttttggtttgaatttgcaatttttttttattataattttttttttttttttttttgcattttacTCATTCTCGCATTTTCGCCGCCGCTCTTTGGTAAGAGTTCCATCGATTAACGCTTTTTGTCGCACAATTTGGCTGCTAGGTAGACACCATAGATGGCAAGTGATGTAATCACACCAATTTGCACATTGGAAACAATTTTTGTCTGccttttttcaatctctaTAGCTTTGGAGTATGGGATATCGTCTCTAAAGGAAACCATAGTGTATAATGGAAgccatttgtttttgaaaactcTGCCTAGCGAATAATCgagttttttctttgccaaGTACCAGATATTAGTCACTTTTGATGACATTTCGTAATAATTGTCCAATGCCAATTTGCAAATAGCATCCaaatccttttttctttgaggCGAATACTCTATAAATGCTGTATCAATACCATATTTGTCGATCAAGTCCATAAGAATTCTGACATCTTCAAATCCACAATTCATGCCTTGGCCGTAAAAGGGGACCATTGAATGAGCAGCATCACCAATGATTATTGCCTTTCCATTAGGACTATTGTAAGGATACGCACTCACTTGCATTAAAGAGCCTCTTGGGTTTTTCTCAAACGCCTCCAAAAGAGGCTTTTCTCCAATCAACTCTAAAGCATCGGGGAAGTTTTTAGCAAagaattgaacaaattcCTCACCGGTCTGCATCGATTCAATCACAGACCAGGGGCTAAAGAAAGTCGAGGTAAATGAACCATCTTGGTTTGGCAATGCAATCAACATGAAATCATGCCTGGGCCAGATGTGCAAATGGTTTGCATCGATTGcaaacttcttctttggaTCAGGTGGGATGTACAACTCGATATATTGCATATCGATATACTCCTGGGCAAAACTCATTCTCATGAATTTTTGAAGCTGGTACCTGAATTGCGAGTGTGCTCCATCTGCTCCAATAATGTAATCAAAAGTAAATCTCTCCATCTCTCCCGTACTGTTGATCGTTTCAATCGCAGGATGCTTATCCATGTTTGATAACCGAACAAGTTTATGCTGGAAATAGACCTTGACATTGCGTCGCTTCAACTCTTGAAGGAGGATCTTGTTGAGGTAAGCTCTATCGATAGAGTTGATACATTCTCCATTCAATCCATATATTTGCGACTCTTGTTTTTTCCCAGTAATATCATGAATCATTCTTCCCTTCATTGGAATTACATGCTCAAGAACTTTCTCAGCTAaattttcatcaatttctttcaaCGTTCTGATTCCACGATTACTCACAGCCAAGTTAATTGATCGTAAATTTCGCTCGACTTGATTGTTTGGATCATCTCGTGCTTCAAATAATGTTACCGTATAACCTTTGGATACAAAAGCCAATGCGGCAACACACCCGACTAGCCCAGCACCTACTATGCCCACAGAATGTTGGTCTTGTTTTTGACTATGTTGGCTCatgctcttgctcttgctcttgttcttgctcTAGCTCTTGACTATGCCTCTCTTTCAAGTAGGGAACTTCTATATTCTTgattatcttttctttatttgtgTTTAGTTGTTTCCAGctgtttatcttttttccttttctccttttttttccttttcttttttactcttttttttttttcaattcgaATATACCCTTATCGTATAACAAATCTTTATGGCCTTATCATTTTTATGGGGTGATTTACGCGCAGATTTTACTTTCCATATTTAAAGATTTTTAtaagctttttttttttttttcaaaaatagaGAATGGCATACTGAAAGTGGAACAAATCAACACGGTTTCAAGAACCCGTAGAGCCAAACAATTAAAGAATATAAAAGCATTTCATTACATAAAGGTTATTGTAAAattaaagagaaaaaagaatagaattCAAATTAAttaggaaaaaaatatttacaCACAAACACGTGTGTATACGTTTGTagtagtttttttttttttctttttaaacaaATTTTGCAAGTTTAGTCCTTTTCAGCTCGATTGTCTTTCTCAACTTTTCAACTTGCTGCTTGAGATCGGCATTTCTTTGCGAAAACTCTTCATTGGCTTGTAGCGTATTTTTCAAGTTCTGTTTCATTGTTAGTGTTTCATATTTCTGTTGCAAAAAGTTCATCTTTTCATTCAATGCAGCATTTTCTTCACTAGCTGTGGCAAGATCCCCAGTGAATCGCTTATTGTGGTCCAAAATCTCGGTGTGTGTTAACTGtaattgatcaattttgttcttcatACCGTCGATTTTGACAACCAAGTCTTGATGAATTTCTTGCAAATTGGTCAACTCATTCCTATTGTTACTAAGAGAGTTGGCTGTAATTAAGTAGAACTCATTTTCATATGAAATAACGGGCGGATCAAGTGCTAGGATTTCAGCAAATTTGCTTTGAGCAGAGTCAAAAAACTCATCTGAACTGATAAAGCGTAATAATTCGTCACCAGCCAAACCTGTTAAATCGTCTTGGTGGTGTACAAAACACCATAATAAGATCCGAAGAACAACATCAATGCCTTCAAATACTAACAAATCAAGCAAGGtttcttgaaatttttgcaaaagaagTGCAAATACATTTTTATAGTACAGATTCCACACAACTCCTTGGCTTGATAAGTGGGAATAGCACAGTAATGAGTCTTCTAATGCACGATTAGCTTTATATGTAAACTCATTTTGTTTCACTGTTTGAAAATACTGGAACAACTTGAGAAGGATAAAAAAGTTTTGCTCATTTGTAAAGTTGACGAGTTTAGCCGAGTTTACTAAAATCTTTCGCAATTGTTGATCATCTATGTCTTCACCAACATCCTTTAAAAATGAATACACTACTCCAACAGTTTCCTCGGGTGTAAGCGTAGTCCCCTCATCTGCTTTGATgtatttttccaaaagacGCTTGGAGCTGAACTTGTATCTTATATCCAATACCTTGTAGTAAACACGAGGTCTAAGCTGGGATGGTATACCCAAAATTATCTCACTCTCCAATTTGGCGACTCCACCATTGCGTATAATCTCATCACTATAATCATTTAAAAAGCTTTGCCAAAATGAAT
It includes:
- the TIM44 gene encoding protein translocase subunit (BUSCO:EOG09262ESR); translation: MLRTTPSSTARGLRLLHSSSVLFNERPPSSPMKVFFDTFRQEVKKSAELKENIKALQDESGRMAESEAFKRAKEAYAKAQKGSSAAGVVVKKTAGAVGDVAQKAWESPVGKGVRTTVRVGAEAADKAFEPVRKTQIYKDVSEVIDDGSSTAYGGFLTKEQRQALRQKELERRLKEGYKGPVRENEDAGGALVATEQKASGPSVGEKWENFKQKSALGRGLTILKEKWDESENGLISLVRTIFEKITGFFAETEQAKTIKQLKYMDPSFRLTDFQKTLTNYIVPEVIDAYIKNDTKILKEWFSEAPYNVWEAHNKQFIQQGLFSDGRILDIRGVDIVTCKMLQPNDIPVVVVSCRAQEIHLYRKAKTGEIAAGTEDHIQMSTYAMVLTRIPEEFDNKTTEGWKIVEFARGGSRPFH
- the BNA4 gene encoding kynurenine 3-monooxygenase, mitochondrial precursor translates to MSQHSQKQDQHSVGIVGAGLVGCVAALAFVSKGYTVTLFEARDDPNNQVERNLRSINLAVSNRGIRTLKEIDENLAEKVLEHVIPMKGRMIHDITGKKQESQIYGLNGECINSIDRAYLNKILLQELKRRNVKVYFQHKLVRLSNMDKHPAIETINSTGEMERFTFDYIIGADGAHSQFRYQLQKFMRMSFAQEYIDMQYIELYIPPDPKKKFAIDANHLHIWPRHDFMLIALPNQDGSFTSTFFSPWSVIESMQTGEEFVQFFAKNFPDALELIGEKPLLEAFEKNPRGSLMQVSAYPYNSPNGKAIIIGDAAHSMVPFYGQGMNCGFEDVRILMDLIDKYGIDTAFIEYSPQRKKDLDAICKLALDNYYEMSSKVTNIWYLAKKKLDYSLGRVFKNKWLPLYTMVSFRDDIPYSKAIEIEKRQTKIVSNVQIGVITSLAIYGVYLAAKLCDKKR